The Candidatus Omnitrophota bacterium nucleotide sequence TTTGCCCCAAGGCCTGTGCCAAGCGGATCACGGATAACTCCACCGATTCCCGTATTTGCCCCTCCAAAAGGCTCAAGCGCTGAAGGATGATTGTGGGTTTCTACTTTAAAACAAACATTATATTTATCATCAAATTTAATCACACCGGCATTATCTTTAAAAACAGATACACACCAAGGCTTATTTAATTCTTTGGTTGCCTTCATAATCGTTGACTTAAGCAAACTGTCAATTTTTTTAGTTTTAGTTTTTTTGATTTTTTCAGTATAGGAAATTTTGCCTCGGAAAGTTTTATGCCAACAGTGCTCAGACCAGGTCTGGGCAACAGTTTCCAATTCGCAATCAGTGGGGTTGCGGCCAATTTTCTTGAAATAATTCTTAATCTGCCGCATCTCCGCAATATTCAAAAACAACTGCCCCTTCCTGCTGATTTCAAGAAGTTTCTTATCGGAAGCGCCAAGTAAATCTACATGTGATAGGCTAAACTTATATCCAATTCCCTCTCTGGATTTAACCTCAAGGCTCTCCGCGTCGGGCTTTACTATGTGTTGTATTAATTTGTTATAAAGAAGTTTTTCACAGATAGTTTGCAGTTTGGAATCGGAAAGGCTGCCTTTGATAAGATATTTTTTTGCGGTTTTAACTCTTGTAATGCCATTAATGCCTAAATCTTTAATTCCCTTTAGAACAGAATCTTGAACCGGGTCCATTACCCCGGGGTTATAAGCAACTTCAACAACAAATTCATTCCTCTGTTTCTGGCTCTTAGCACCAAGAGAAAAAGAATAATCCTGCGCAATGTTATCAACAAGCAATTCATCGCAGATTTTCTTGATCTCAGCGTCTAAAACATTCCCTTCTAAGATATAAACCTGAATAAATGTAACATCTTTGACTGCACCTATCCCAAGGTCGAGAATATCTTTCTTTATCCCCTCGCCAACAGCATCAAAAATGCCTTCTTTATCTCTAACTTCAATATGCCAGGACATCGGAACTCCGGATTACAAAAAGGTAGGAAAAATAATAACAAAAATTCTATTTATAAGCCGACTCTACGGAAAATCTTATTCACATTCCGCAGGTAATAATCAAGGTTAAATATATTATCTAATTCTTTTTCGCTTAAGTTCTTTGCAACAACACTGTCTAGCAATAAATTATTCTTAAAATCAGAGCCTGTTTCCCAGGTTTTCATCGCGCATCTTTGCACAAGATCATACGCAACCGGGCGTTTTAAACCTTTATTCATCAACTCAAGAAGGACTCTTTGGGAAAATATAAGCCCTTTTGTCTTAATCAAATTTGCCGCCATATTTGCAGGATAAACCTGCAAGCCGCTAATCACTTCAATAAATTTATTTAACATGTAATCAAGGGCAATTGTAGAATCCGGCATAATTACGCGTTCCGCTGAAGAGTGGCTAATATCACGTTCATGCCACAGAGGAATATTTTCCATTGCTACAAGAGCATTCCCGCGAAGGATACGGCTTAATCCGCAGATACGTTCACAAATTACAGGATTTCGTTTATGCGGCATAGCAGAAGAACCCTTCTGGCCCTTGCCAAAAGGCTCTTCAGCCTCCAAGACTTCGGTTTTCTGTAAATGCCTGATTTCTGTTGCAAACTTTTCCAAGCTTGAACCAATTAAAGCCAAAGTCATCATGTATTGCGCATAAACATCGCGCTGCACAATCTGTGTTGAGATCTTTGCAGCCTTCAATCCAAGTTTATTACATACATAGACTTCCGTTTCTGGTTCAATATTTGCAAAAGTGCCCACTGCTCCGGAGATTTTTCCCACAGAAACTGCTTGTTTTGCAGCAAGCATTCTTTCTAAATTACGCTTTGTTTCATCAAACATGAGAGCCAATTTCAAACCAAAAGTTGTCGGCTCAGCATGCACACCATGAGTTCTCCCGATACAAACTGTATCCTTATAAATCTTCGCTTTTTTAGCAAGAACTTTTAATAATTGATTTAAATCTTCTATAATTATACCTGAAGCGGCTTTAAGCTGGACGCCAAAGGTAGTATCAAGCACATCGCTTGAAGTAATCCCCATGTGCAGGTATTTTGCCTCCGGCCCAATATATTGTGCCACATTAGCCACGAATGCTACTACATCATGTTGAGTCTTAGCTTCAATTTTTGCGATTTCTTTCAGATTAAATTTGGCTTTTCTACGAATTTTACTTACTGCGGATAGAGGAACTTTCTTTTGTTTGGCAAGAGCTTCTAAAACAAAGATTTCAATATCCAGCATCGTCTTAAATTTAAACTCCTCCTGCCAGATATAATCCATTTTTGGAAGTGTATAACGAGCAATCATAAATACCCCCTTGAAGGGGCTTATTATAGCAAAAAGGTGGTTTCTTGGCAAGGTTAAAAACTAGGGGACGGTTCTATTTTTCTAACACTCTAATCCTAGAAAAATAGAACCGTCCCCGTTATTTTACCCTAATACAACTTCAATTTTATGGAGTTTGTTTTGAGGAAGCTTAAGGATGGACTTGCGGTCAATGAGGATTGAATAATCGCTTGTTTGCCGAATAGGTAAACTATTAAGGCTGGCTTTAATAATCTTAAACATGTTATTTGAATTCCTACTTGCGACAATAAACTTAACCTGTAGATTTCTTCCGGCGAAAACCCTACTTATGCTAATTGACTCATTATTTCTTAACTGCTCCGGAGAAATCTTTGGCTCAATTAATAAATCACCATCTTTGCCTTTTATTCCAAAGACTTGAGTTAAAAGTGTCAAAACATACCAGCTTGCTGAACCGGTAAGATACGAATACATCCCTTTTCCTTCAAGATTAAAATATTCCGGCAAACACGGATAAATTTTTGAATTAGGAGTATCTATAGATAATTTAAAAATTGAGTTTAAAACCCTCCAGCCCTCTAAAATAAACCCTTGCTTATACAAAGCATAGGCGAACATCACGACCATATGGTTAAAAAATGCCCCATTCTCTTTGTCTCCATAAGAAAAAGAAAACGCGCGGCCAAAATTATGCTGCTCGGATTTAAAATCCGTATTCAAACGATAACCATTGAGCTTTTTATCTTTAAGATATTTATCAGCACTTACTAAAATCTTCTCAATCTGCGAATCAAGCGCAACCCCACTCATTATCGGAAACACCTGCGAAGTAAGGGTCATTCTCATCAAGCCATTACTTTTACCGTCTATGCGGCGAGAACTATTATCATAATAACCATTAAACAAGCCTTCTTTAATCCATTCTTTGTTTCGGATATTGCTCATCATCCATTCTGATTTCTCTTCCAAGCGGGCCACCACATCTTTTACATCCAATTCAACCTTATCTCCTGAAACCGCAAGTTTTGTTTTTGCAAAATAATCTTTTAGCATTTTATGTTTCTCATTAACGCTATTATAATTAATCTTATTAAGCAAAATTGTTATTTCTTCGGCAACCTTAATTTTATTTTTCCCCGTCTTTAATAAAAGCTCAGCTAATAACTTTAGGTTATGCGCATACATCGCGCTAAAAGCCACGCTCTCTCCATTTTGAGGCGCCATATCCAAGCCATCATTCCAATCAGCGCCTTCCAAACGCACAGAATTATGCTTTCCAACATTATAAAACTGTACCAGATTTTGCACTAAAAGATGCTCTAAGATTGTGCCTTTATAAACTCTTCCCGATTTATCTTTTAAATTCTTACCGTAAGCAGAGGCCCAAGTGCGGTCAATTTCTTGCGCACGACTAACCTCATGGTTACGGAAATATGTTGCATCTTCAAATAATATGTTAAAATCTCCGGTTTCATTAATATACAAATCAAGAGTAATTAGCGGCCAAACACCATGGTCCATCCAGACGCGGCTTATATTATTGCGGTCAGCGATAAACTCTCCCGGATTCTTTCCAATAATTGTAGCATTTGAACCATCAATCCTAACTCCGGAGAAATTATTAATTAAAAGAGAGCGGACTGCGTGCGGGTCATTCAATATTAATCCAAGGCAATCCTGCCACAAATCCCTCCAACCACGCCCCCCTCTGCCATAATCAAAATCCGGCAAGAAAGAACAACCAAAGAGCTTTCTTAAAGTCGGCTGGATGCTAACCCAACGAAACCAATTATCAAAATCAGGATCAGCGCTTCTTAGATTAATCCTACTACTTAGAGAAACCCAATGTTCTTTTGTTATATTTAAGGCGAGCTTAACTTTAGTCAGGCTATTGAAATTATTCTTTATATTTTTAATTTGGGCAGCGTCTTCAACAATACCCATTACGATTATATACGAATGCGATCCACCCGGCTTAAGGCTTATGGAACGAAAACGCATTGCGCCCATAGGTTCCTTGCCCTGGATATTAATTTTAGTGGGAGGCAAATTTTCTAAAATGCTTTCCGGAGCTTCTAAATCCCCTCCCTCACCGCAAAACATTTCTTGCGTCGGATAAACATATTCCGGAGCTTTAAAATCTTGGTCCCAACCTAAAACAAAATAATTAAAATTATTAGATTTATGCCCCGCTTCATCAAATGAAAGTGTCGGTTTTGAAATTACGCCAAATTTATCAAGTGTGATTCTCTGTAAAAGGGAAGTTACGTGGCGGTGATCGCGGATATTATTTGCCCCCCTTGCATACATGGGAATTGCGGGAATAGGAGTAAATTTTATTTCTTTAGAGCTAATATTAGTTAATGTTACTTGCATTATTTCAACAGGCGAATCCAGAGGAACAAAAGAAAGAACCTCTGAACTTAGGCCGATTGATTTATTACTTCTGGTAATTTTCTGCCAAAGTAAGCCCGCCTCTAAACAAAACTTGTCACTATTAATCTGTTTTAAATCCTTAGAAACTCCTGTTGCCGACCAAACCTTATCTTTATTTATAAAAACCCAGAAATTTCTTGAAGACTTTAAATTTATTAAATCAATGCGTGAAACAGGGGAAAGCAAAAAAGAGTTCTGGTCTTTCTTGATATCTCCGTGCAGGTCGCTTGAAATCGAAGACATAAGAAATTCATTTGCCAAAGGGAAATAAAGGCTTTTAATCTTGTCCGCATAAAACGAATCAAAACTTCCTATGTTATCTGTAAACTTCCAAAGTTTTTTTTCCATGGATATTTAATTATGCCGGCAGGAATGCGTTACTCAACCGTGGTTAAGAAACTTACTTACTAACTTACGGATATTTTCTGTATCTTTCTCTTGGATATTGATAAATTTGATTCCGGTTTGATAAAGAACTTTGTCTTTATCTTTGTTCTCAATCTTACTCGTCCACCTTACCTCGCCTTCGCACTTTATCGCTAATTTCTGCTCTGGAAGAAATATATTTAATTTCACAATGCCACCAACTGGCATTTTCTTATCCAAGACTATTCCAACGCCACCCTCACAAAGGTTTTCAGTGTAATACAAGAAAACAATTGAGCTATCCGGATAAACGGCAGATAAATCACAATTAATTTTAATCCTATGATGTTTTCTTTTTTCTTCGTGCATGTAATTATTTTACCTAAAAAACAAAAGTTTGCAATAAATAATTAGGGACACATCCTATTTTCTTGAATGTGTCCCTGAATTATTGGTTGCGGGGGCCCGATTTGAACGGACGACCTCAAGGTTATGAGCCTTGCGAGCTACCAGGCTGCTCCACCCCGCGAAACTTACTAAAGAACAAATCTATCTTTTTCCTTTGCTACTCGGGATTATTTTTATGGGAATCTCCCCTCTACGCACCACACCCATCTTTTCCCTTGCTATCTTTTCCTGATAAAGAGGGTCATCCTGAATCCGGCTTAACTCCTGCTGCATCAGCGAATTCTCAATAGCAAGCTTTTTAATCTTACCGGTTAAATCGCGGTTTTTATCCCGTAAATCCTGCAGTTTTGTATAGCCCGGTAAAAACACTACTAACAAAAATACCGCAATCCCAAAAAGACAGAAGGCTTTCCTCAATATTGGCAGCATTATTTATACTTGCGCGGCTACAAAACCGCGTTAATGTAAGTTACATATGGAGCCTGCCGCTCAAGTATTCCTCTACAGAGACCCATAATTAACTTCATTTCTTTAACGTCCCCGCGTAAATAGCCTTTGAACCTAACTCTTCTTCAATCCTTAAGAGTTCATTATATTTACAAATCCTGTCTGTACGGGATAAAGATCCGGTTTTAATCTGGCCACAGCCAGTTGCAACTGCAAGATGCGCGATAGTCGTATCTTCAGTTTCACCGGAGCGATGCGAAACAATTGCTTTATACTTGTTGCGCTTAGCAATATTAATTGCCTGAAGTGTTTCTGAGAGAGAACCGATCTGATTTACTTTTATCAGTATAGCATTTCCTATCTTTTCTGCAATGCCTTTTTTGAAAATCTTAGGATTGGTAACAAATATATCATCCCCAACCAATTGAACTTTAGAGCCTAATTTTGCTGTCATATCTTTCCAGCCATCCCAATCATGCTCGCCAAGGCCATCTTCAATAGAAAGAACGGGATACTTGCTAATCCATTTTTCGTAGATCTGGATTAAATCCGCGGAATTCTTTTGGTTCTTTTCAAATGTATAAACTCCCTCTTTGCAAAAAGAACTAGCAGCGCAATCCAGAGCAAGGCTGACATCGCGGCCTGCTTTATAACCTGCCCTCTCAATTGCTTGGATAATTAACTCAAGCGCTTCTTCATTTGACTGCAGATTTGGGGCAAAACCTCCCTCGTCTCCGACGGAAGTAGATAAACCCTTTGATTTAAGAAGTGATTTTAAATTATGAAAAACCTCAGTTGCGTATCTTAAACATTCACGAAAACTGGGAGCTCCAATCGGCATAATCATAAATTCTTGGATATCTAAATTATTATCAGCATGCATTCCGCCATTTAAAATATTCATGAGAGGAATCGGTAAAATCCTTGCCTTTTCCCCGCCTAAAAATCTATATAATGGCTCTTTCTTAGAAAGGCTTGCTGCCTTTGCCACTGCCATAGAAACACCTAAGATTGCATTAGCGCCAAAATTTCCCTTGTTCTCAGTGCCATCTAATTTTATTAAAAGCCTATCAATATTTTCAAAATCAGGAGTTAAACCCTTTATTTTAGAAGCAATTACAGTATTTACATTATTAACTGCTTTTAAAACACCTTTACCTAAATATCTTTTCTTGTCGCCATCTCTTAATTCCAAGGCTTCATTGTCTCCGGTAGAAGCTCCCGAAGGAACAGCTGCGCGACCTAAAATACCATTATCTAAGAGCACATCAACTTCAACTGTCGGGTTACCACGAGAATCTAAAATTTCTCTTGCAACAACCTTCTTGATCTTTGCCATTTTAAGTTTCTCCTCTTATTAATTTTGTTAGGTTATTGGATTAATTAAAGGTAGAGTTATATTATACATAGCGAAATCCCTGCGTCAAGGAAAATTCAAGTTTATGTAAATTATCCTTCTGCGGGCGACGCCGGGCCGGGCAGCCGCTAAATCAATTGACAGGGCAAAAAAGTTGTGCTATTTTGTTTAGCATATGAAAAAGAATAAGATTAAATTATTCTTCAAGCTGCACTGGATAAGCATTATCGTAGCAATAAGCGTCATAGCGCTTATTATTTCTTTTATCATCTTCCTTAACGCTTCAATTAACGCTTGGCTTACCTCTGAATCATACTTTAAAAAATCAATCCTTGCGCAAAACGCAGTCTTCTTTTATATCTTTTTAGTCCTCCAATTAATCAGCTTACCATTAAGCGGCCTTCTCTGGATATGGGTTATGCGCGGTGGGCATATGAAATTCTCCCATATCGGGAAAAAAGCTGTTGAAGGAAAAGATATCCGTATCCACTGGAGCGATGTAATCGGTATGGATGAGGCGAAAGAAGAAGCCTCGGAAGTAGTCCGTTTAGTCTCTGACCGCGCTAAACTTCAGGCAATCGGCGGAAAGATTTTACGCGGCATCCTTATGATTGGCCCTCCGGGCTGCGGCAAAACATACCTTGCAAAAGCCATTGCTACAGAATCAAACCTTCCTTTCATTGCCATGTCAGGTTCGGAATTTATTGAGATGTTTGTGGGCGTTGGCGCAAGCAGAATCCGTAAATTATTTAAACAAGCGCAAAATCTAGCTTATGCCGAGGGTGGATGTATTATTTTTATTGATGAACTTGATGCAGTAGGCGCACAGCGCGCGGTTGACCGCGGGTTCGGCGGACAAACTGAATCCAACACTACTTTAAACCAACTTCTTATAGAAATGGATGGTTTAAAGGAAAAAGATTACAATATAATTATTATCGGAGCGACCAATGCCCCTGAAACTTTCTTAGATAGAGCCCTTCTTAGGCCGGGAAGATTTGACAGAAAGATTTATGTAAACCTACCCAATCTTGAAGAAAGAGAGAAACTTTTTGATTATTACCTTAAAGATGTAAAGTGCGATAATACAATTGATAGAAAACGCATGGCTCGCATGACCGTAGGAAACAGCCCTGCTGATATCTCAAACCTTGTCAGAGAAGCCGCATTAATTACAGTTAGAAATAAAAAAGAGTTAATCTCAATGAAAGAAATCTCCGAAGCATTCGATAGGGTTGAAATGGGGATTAAACATAAAGTTGTATTCACTCAAAGCGATAGGGAAAAAATTGCTTATCATGAAGCAGGGCATGCAATAGCCATGTATTTCCTCGCCCCACATAAAGATGTATTTAAAGCCACTATCCTGGCGCGCGGAGGAGCATTAGGATTTGTTATGCCGCATCCCCGCGAAGAAATCCACGTACGCACAAAAGATCAATACATGGGAGATATAAAAGTCTGCCTTGGTTCTTATGTCGCTGAAAAACTAAAATTGAAAGTAACAACATCGGGAGTCAGCCAGGATTTTAATAACGCAATGAATTATGCATATCATATGGTTTGGCTTTGGGGGATGGGCAAATCTGGCCTTGTTGGAGACTATAGCCTTTTAGCCAGCATGAGTTCGAGCCTGGGAGTATTTAGAGGAGAAAACGTCTCTTATATTTCAGAAGAACTCAAAACGAAATTGAATAACGATGTGCAACAAATACTAAATGAATGCTTAAAGGAAGTTGAAGAGCTCCTTACAAAAGAATCTACGCTTCTGGACCGATTTGCCACAGAATTACTTGCCAAAGATGAGCTTAATTATGACGAGATTGAAGCGATATTTAAAGAATTTGGTAAAACCCGCCCTGCTTTTTAGCGCAATATCTTTCCTGCTTATCTTAGGCTGCTTTGATTCCAACATTCAGCCAACCTACAAAGAAGAAGATATTCCATACCTTGTTAAAAAAATCTGTAAAGACGAATATTCTCTTGATGTTACTGCAACCAGGACTCCAACAACTCTATGGATATACGCCCCCTTAGATAAACTGCTTCACAAAGATTATGGGGTCAAAGAAGATAAGTTCTTTGATGATGAAATCACAGAAAAGTTAAGAAATATCATCACAACTACTGGGAGAGTATTAATCAGCTCTGATAATGCTCCGGAATTCTATGCAATATTAGCCTCGGATATCCAATCCGGCATTGATTACACAATGATTGGAAATGTAATGGATATAAAAAAATCTTACGCCGGGACTATCCCAATGATGGAGGCTAACCGCAGGTATGTTGTTGATTTTAAAGCTGCTCCTGAAGCTATAGGAGATTTAACGGGGAATCATCTTAAAGGAAGAAATATAACACTACCCGTATTCTTAGCAGAACAGATTGCCCAAAGAATCAGTTTTAGGTTTCAGGATGAATGGCTAAAGGATTACTTTAAAGTAGAGAGTTCCACTGGAAAATTTGGAAAATATACTTTTAAAATTGAATATGAAATAACGCAGATTAAAAAACCGCCGAAGAAAATAATTATAAAAAATGAGGTCTTGGATATTATCGCTTACTGTTTAAAAACCTACGACTTTAAAGACTTTTCAATGGTAGAAGTTACGGATTTGGCAACAAAAGAAAGGTCTGACCTAAGTAAAGCGGTAATTCTTGCAAGGCCGATCAATTAGCTTATCTTTACTTTCCTACCCTTAATCTTAAGATTACCTTTAAGAATCAATCTGATTGCTTCCGGATAAAGCCTGTGTTCAACCTTATGTATTTTCTCTTCCAATGATTCCAAGGTATCAGTTTCTTTAACACAGACTTCCTCTTGCAGGATTATAGGCCCATGGTCCATTTCTTGATCTACAAAATGTATCGTAACTCCTGTAACCTTTACGCCATAATCAAAAGCGTCTTTTATAGCAGTTGCCCCTTTAAAAGCAGGCAAAAGAGCGGGATGGACATTTATAATACGCCCTGAATAAGCCTTTACAAAATCAGCGCTTAGCATACGCATAAAACCAGCCATAATAATTAAATTAATCTTATTTTCTTTTAAATGCTCTATAATCTTCTTCTCAAAATCTTTTTTGCTTAAGAAATCCCCTCTTTTTACCAAAGCCACTTTTATTTTAGCAATATTTGCCTTTTTTATTACGGGAGCTTGGGGGTTATCGCAAACCAATAAAGATAGATTAGCCTTAAAGATACCTTTCTTCCTGGCATTGACAAGCGCCTGAAAATTACTGCCTCTGCCGGAAGCAAAAACAGCTATATTCATACTTCCCCTCCCCTTATATTCTAATCCAGCCAAGCGATCTTTCGGTAACAGATTAAGTTAACTATCCCCAAAACACAGATAACGCATCCAACAACAACGAGTATCAGAAAATGAGAAAATCTTTCAGCTAGCAAGCTGCTGATAAACATAAACAGTAAAAATCCCGCATGCATTACAATCTCAAGAGAACTAAAAATCTTACCCCGCATTTCACTATCGCTTGAATTATGTATAATCGTATTTGAGGCAATCATTATCGGTGAAATTAAAATACCTAAAGCAAAAGAAAGCTCCGCTGCTACAGTAAAACTCGGGAAGCTATGTAGAGTTAATGCAAAGACAATCAGCATTGCCCCGCTTAGGAAGAGCGAAGTAAATATTACCTTATATTGGGATATCTTCTGGCCAAACCTTCCGTAAACAAGAGAGCCGACAAAAAGCCCGATTCCTAAAAACATAACCAAGAGCCCTAAGTCCTTAGTCGCGGAACGCAAAGTCTTTTGGACAAAAACAATTATCACCACATACACTGAACCTAAAGCCGACCATAAAACAAAATTAATCCCCGCGGTAAAGCGGATTCCTTTATTCTTAATAAAATAAAAAACTCCTTCTTTAAGCTCAAGAAAAAAAGACTTTTTGAAAACCTCTACTATTTCCTTACTTACAGTCTTAAAACTCATTACGTTTTTTGCTTTTTTTACTATGCAAAAAATACATATTGCTGAAATAAGAAAACTTAATGAATCAAGGTAAAATCCCTTTGATGCACCCAGCCATTCAACTAAAATTCCACTTATACCAAAACCCAATACAGCAGCAATCATGCCGGTTGTGTTAACCAATGAATTTGCCAGCAATAAATCCTTTTTTTGCACTAGATCCGGTATAATAGACATTTTTGCAGGGACAAAAAATCTCCCTATAGAAAATATTACAAATATAATTGCGTAGATTGGGACGAGAGACTTTGAATTAAAAAGAAAAAATGGAATGGTAAATACTAAGGCTGCCCTAAGAAAATCACTTACATACATAGTGCGCCTTCTGTCCCATCTATCAACGTAAACCCCTGCAATCGGGCCAATTAAAAATACAGGAATAATGGTAAAAGAAAGAATTTTTGCGATTTGCATACTTGAACCCGGTGCG carries:
- the eno gene encoding phosphopyruvate hydratase, yielding MAKIKKVVAREILDSRGNPTVEVDVLLDNGILGRAAVPSGASTGDNEALELRDGDKKRYLGKGVLKAVNNVNTVIASKIKGLTPDFENIDRLLIKLDGTENKGNFGANAILGVSMAVAKAASLSKKEPLYRFLGGEKARILPIPLMNILNGGMHADNNLDIQEFMIMPIGAPSFRECLRYATEVFHNLKSLLKSKGLSTSVGDEGGFAPNLQSNEEALELIIQAIERAGYKAGRDVSLALDCAASSFCKEGVYTFEKNQKNSADLIQIYEKWISKYPVLSIEDGLGEHDWDGWKDMTAKLGSKVQLVGDDIFVTNPKIFKKGIAEKIGNAILIKVNQIGSLSETLQAINIAKRNKYKAIVSHRSGETEDTTIAHLAVATGCGQIKTGSLSRTDRICKYNELLRIEEELGSKAIYAGTLKK
- the purN gene encoding phosphoribosylglycinamide formyltransferase, with protein sequence MNIAVFASGRGSNFQALVNARKKGIFKANLSLLVCDNPQAPVIKKANIAKIKVALVKRGDFLSKKDFEKKIIEHLKENKINLIIMAGFMRMLSADFVKAYSGRIINVHPALLPAFKGATAIKDAFDYGVKVTGVTIHFVDQEMDHGPIILQEEVCVKETDTLESLEEKIHKVEHRLYPEAIRLILKGNLKIKGRKVKIS
- the purB gene encoding adenylosuccinate lyase, which gives rise to MIARYTLPKMDYIWQEEFKFKTMLDIEIFVLEALAKQKKVPLSAVSKIRRKAKFNLKEIAKIEAKTQHDVVAFVANVAQYIGPEAKYLHMGITSSDVLDTTFGVQLKAASGIIIEDLNQLLKVLAKKAKIYKDTVCIGRTHGVHAEPTTFGLKLALMFDETKRNLERMLAAKQAVSVGKISGAVGTFANIEPETEVYVCNKLGLKAAKISTQIVQRDVYAQYMMTLALIGSSLEKFATEIRHLQKTEVLEAEEPFGKGQKGSSAMPHKRNPVICERICGLSRILRGNALVAMENIPLWHERDISHSSAERVIMPDSTIALDYMLNKFIEVISGLQVYPANMAANLIKTKGLIFSQRVLLELMNKGLKRPVAYDLVQRCAMKTWETGSDFKNNLLLDSVVAKNLSEKELDNIFNLDYYLRNVNKIFRRVGL
- a CDS encoding AAA family ATPase; amino-acid sequence: MKKNKIKLFFKLHWISIIVAISVIALIISFIIFLNASINAWLTSESYFKKSILAQNAVFFYIFLVLQLISLPLSGLLWIWVMRGGHMKFSHIGKKAVEGKDIRIHWSDVIGMDEAKEEASEVVRLVSDRAKLQAIGGKILRGILMIGPPGCGKTYLAKAIATESNLPFIAMSGSEFIEMFVGVGASRIRKLFKQAQNLAYAEGGCIIFIDELDAVGAQRAVDRGFGGQTESNTTLNQLLIEMDGLKEKDYNIIIIGATNAPETFLDRALLRPGRFDRKIYVNLPNLEEREKLFDYYLKDVKCDNTIDRKRMARMTVGNSPADISNLVREAALITVRNKKELISMKEISEAFDRVEMGIKHKVVFTQSDREKIAYHEAGHAIAMYFLAPHKDVFKATILARGGALGFVMPHPREEIHVRTKDQYMGDIKVCLGSYVAEKLKLKVTTSGVSQDFNNAMNYAYHMVWLWGMGKSGLVGDYSLLASMSSSLGVFRGENVSYISEELKTKLNNDVQQILNECLKEVEELLTKESTLLDRFATELLAKDELNYDEIEAIFKEFGKTRPAF
- a CDS encoding cellobiose phosphorylase; the protein is MEKKLWKFTDNIGSFDSFYADKIKSLYFPLANEFLMSSISSDLHGDIKKDQNSFLLSPVSRIDLINLKSSRNFWVFINKDKVWSATGVSKDLKQINSDKFCLEAGLLWQKITRSNKSIGLSSEVLSFVPLDSPVEIMQVTLTNISSKEIKFTPIPAIPMYARGANNIRDHRHVTSLLQRITLDKFGVISKPTLSFDEAGHKSNNFNYFVLGWDQDFKAPEYVYPTQEMFCGEGGDLEAPESILENLPPTKINIQGKEPMGAMRFRSISLKPGGSHSYIIVMGIVEDAAQIKNIKNNFNSLTKVKLALNITKEHWVSLSSRINLRSADPDFDNWFRWVSIQPTLRKLFGCSFLPDFDYGRGGRGWRDLWQDCLGLILNDPHAVRSLLINNFSGVRIDGSNATIIGKNPGEFIADRNNISRVWMDHGVWPLITLDLYINETGDFNILFEDATYFRNHEVSRAQEIDRTWASAYGKNLKDKSGRVYKGTILEHLLVQNLVQFYNVGKHNSVRLEGADWNDGLDMAPQNGESVAFSAMYAHNLKLLAELLLKTGKNKIKVAEEITILLNKINYNSVNEKHKMLKDYFAKTKLAVSGDKVELDVKDVVARLEEKSEWMMSNIRNKEWIKEGLFNGYYDNSSRRIDGKSNGLMRMTLTSQVFPIMSGVALDSQIEKILVSADKYLKDKKLNGYRLNTDFKSEQHNFGRAFSFSYGDKENGAFFNHMVVMFAYALYKQGFILEGWRVLNSIFKLSIDTPNSKIYPCLPEYFNLEGKGMYSYLTGSASWYVLTLLTQVFGIKGKDGDLLIEPKISPEQLRNNESISISRVFAGRNLQVKFIVASRNSNNMFKIIKASLNSLPIRQTSDYSILIDRKSILKLPQNKLHKIEVVLG
- a CDS encoding MFS transporter yields the protein MSKFKEVLKNRNFFLLWIGQIISQLGDRLDQMALLAFIYSRAPGSSMQIAKILSFTIIPVFLIGPIAGVYVDRWDRRRTMYVSDFLRAALVFTIPFFLFNSKSLVPIYAIIFVIFSIGRFFVPAKMSIIPDLVQKKDLLLANSLVNTTGMIAAVLGFGISGILVEWLGASKGFYLDSLSFLISAICIFCIVKKAKNVMSFKTVSKEIVEVFKKSFFLELKEGVFYFIKNKGIRFTAGINFVLWSALGSVYVVIIVFVQKTLRSATKDLGLLVMFLGIGLFVGSLVYGRFGQKISQYKVIFTSLFLSGAMLIVFALTLHSFPSFTVAAELSFALGILISPIMIASNTIIHNSSDSEMRGKIFSSLEIVMHAGFLLFMFISSLLAERFSHFLILVVVGCVICVLGIVNLICYRKIAWLD
- a CDS encoding phosphoribosylformylglycinamidine synthase subunit PurS → MSWHIEVRDKEGIFDAVGEGIKKDILDLGIGAVKDVTFIQVYILEGNVLDAEIKKICDELLVDNIAQDYSFSLGAKSQKQRNEFVVEVAYNPGVMDPVQDSVLKGIKDLGINGITRVKTAKKYLIKGSLSDSKLQTICEKLLYNKLIQHIVKPDAESLEVKSREGIGYKFSLSHVDLLGASDKKLLEISRKGQLFLNIAEMRQIKNYFKKIGRNPTDCELETVAQTWSEHCWHKTFRGKISYTEKIKKTKTKKIDSLLKSTIMKATKELNKPWCVSVFKDNAGVIKFDDKYNVCFKVETHNHPSALEPFGGANTGIGGVIRDPLGTGLGAKPILNTDVFCFAPPDYPFSKLPKGTLHPKRVMKGVVSGVRDYGNKMGIPTVNGAILFHERFVGNPLVYCGTVGIMPEDKSFKETKEGDLIVVVGGRTGRDGIHGATFSSGELTHESETVSSGAVQIGNPIQEKKMA
- a CDS encoding PilZ domain-containing protein, whose amino-acid sequence is MHEEKRKHHRIKINCDLSAVYPDSSIVFLYYTENLCEGGVGIVLDKKMPVGGIVKLNIFLPEQKLAIKCEGEVRWTSKIENKDKDKVLYQTGIKFINIQEKDTENIRKLVSKFLNHG
- a CDS encoding septum formation initiator family protein codes for the protein MLPILRKAFCLFGIAVFLLVVFLPGYTKLQDLRDKNRDLTGKIKKLAIENSLMQQELSRIQDDPLYQEKIAREKMGVVRRGEIPIKIIPSSKGKR